From Styela clava chromosome 6, kaStyClav1.hap1.2, whole genome shotgun sequence, one genomic window encodes:
- the LOC120331226 gene encoding uncharacterized protein LOC120331226: MIVRILTFFKHIILGIFRVIFWILRCGRRKKAAESTDDNIGMTDVVIGDAQDNYPSYNMNSTMMNGYEVPAPSYYDKSQQRRHPYQSQLTSPEQYQESSEAEIQMQSWDQWDYEDSSSQQAEAQNIQNQQQDPEEEEEINFFADMEPSVKVKKIVLKKKQKIQERSNRLAINEDLDFKTTSELDAWQDEVEESGEGWADDDVEMDDIDTDKIAKEARELRKQERIRKSEEQKKQRLAKKSKQHHDHRLGMKVS; the protein is encoded by the exons ATGATTGTCCGTATTTTAACCTTCTTCAAACACATTATTCTAGGGATATTTCGTGTCATCTTTTGGATATTAAG ATGTGGGAGAAGAAAGAAAGCTGCAGAAAGTACAGATGACAATATCGGTATGACTGATGTTGTTATTGGCGATGCTCAGGATAATTACCCAAGCTATAACATGAACAGTACTATGATGAACGGATATGAAGTTCCAGCTCCTTCCTATTACGATAAATCTCAACAAAGGAGGCATCCATACCAAAGTCAATTAACATCGCCTGAACAATATCAGGAATCTAGTGAAGCTGAAATACAAATGCAATCTTGGGATCAGTGGGATTATGAAGATTCTTCTTCTCAGCAAGCAGAAGCACAAAATATTCAGAATCAACAACAAG atCCAGAAGAGGAAGAAGAGATAAATTTCTTTGCTGATATGGAACCATCTGTAAAAGTGAAAAAG attgttttaaaaaaaaagcagaaaatacaAGAAAGAAGTAACAGACTTGCTATAAATGAAGATCTTGATTTTAAAACGACa agTGAATTGGATGCATGGCAAGATGAAGTAGAAGAAAGTGGTGAAGGATGGGCAGATGATGATGTGGAAATGGATGATATTGATACTGATAAA ATTGCCAAAGAAGCTCGTGAACTTCGGAAACAGGAGAGAATACGCAAATCAGAAGAACAAAAAAAGCAAAGACTGGCCAAGAAATCTAAACAGCATCACGATCATAGACTTGGCATGAAAGTATCTTAg